Within Eggerthella timonensis, the genomic segment TGCAGCAGCGGCGGGCGCAGCAGGCAGTATGCGATGATGCCGAGCAGCGGAATGAGCGCCACGATGGCCCACACGTACCAGTAGGAACCGCGCAGGTACGCGTCGCGAACCACCCAGATGATGGACAGCACGTACAGGATGACCAGCAGCACCACAACCACGGTGAACGCGGCTTGCAGTTCAGGAGTCCACAGCTGGGACAGCAGTTCGCTCATTTCAACCTCGTTTTCTTGTATATTCAGCGACTGGTGTGCAGGTATGGAAAACGCACGATACATGCACACGATCAGTCATTATAGCAAAGATGACGAAGAACGAGCAGACGTGCAGGTAATTTCCGCAAGCCGTTGAATTTGAGGTTGATGAAGGGACGAAATGCGACGCTTGCGTCAATGACGCACGGTTCGGATATCCTGCTTGGAGTACACCGTCACATTAGGCGGAACGTCATGCGACACAATCGTCCCTGCACCCACGATAGCGTTGTCCCCAATCGTGACCCCCTTCAACACGACGACGTTCGCACCGAGCCAGACGTTGCTGCCGATGGTCACCGGCTTCGTTTCCATTCCTTGTTTCTTGTAAGCGATATCGGAGCGGTCATGGCCGTGATCGAAATCGAACACCTGCACGTTCGGCCCGAAAAGACAGTCGTCTCCAATCTCAATATGCTCATGAGCGATTATCTTGCAGCCGTAATTGAAGAACGCACCTCTCCCAAGATGCATTCGCCCATGTGGACCAAGCCGGCAGAAAAACGGATTGCGAAAACTGATCGGACCCCCGACGTCGAGTCTCGAGCCGTAACGACTTCGAAGAAACGCCATCTTCGCCAATCGATACAGTTTGCATACGAGCCTTTCTACGAACTCCATCATGCGCCGCTCCTGTTTTTGAACACACAGACATCGATGCATCTTGAGCACCCGATACACGCTGCGGCATCGACAACCGGGTAGTCGAAGCCCTCTTCATCGGGCTCCAGAACGATGGCGCCCTGCGGGCACGCGAATGCGCAGGCACTGCAGCCGCAGCATTCGCTGCGCCGCGCATACAGCTCCGGCAACCTGCCGCAACGCTTCGCATCCACCGTTTCGAGGTTTCTAAACCGCGTGGACCGATGAGGGTGATAGCCGAAAGACGTATCGAGCCTCGTGCCGTCGCGGTATGCGTATTGGTTGTTGTCCGGCAAGCACCACGACCCCCGAGGATCGACGCTCTTTGCTGAAAACAATCCCATGTGAACTCCGATCTCCTAAAGACGATGCAAGAGCCGTTTGACGCGCGCTCCCGCGAACCGAGCCCGCGTCGGCAGGAACCGAAACCGCTTCATCATGCCGTCGTACCCGTCCGAGCAAAGCGACTCCCATACGAGCTCCCTCGGTTGGGCGCACGATGAAGGACGCGACAGCATCGGATTGCCGGGAAGCGCCTCTTCCAAGGTAGATATGCACGCGTCGATCTCGCAACGCTTCGTGGCGTCAAAGCCCATCGGGGTGTTGGCGAGAACGAGCGAGACCCCCAAATCGTCCGAGAATGCCGCGATCCCCGTGCGCTCGATGCCCCAGTAGTCAGCGATGGTCACATCGGAAGAACGATTCGAGGTCGTGTAGGGGCATGCGTAACAGGAAGGTCGAAGCATTCTGTTTCCGTAAAACAGCCTTTTCCAGGACTCGACCATGCGACTCCCCTGCTGAACGCTTCCATCATCGCACGTCGCAGCCTCACAATGCCTCCATCCGCGATTCTTGGGTCGGTGGTTGTACGCAACCACCTTGCGACCCAACCGTCGCTCGAGAAACCGGAGATGCGCGGCGAACAGGCCGGGGGAAGGCACGCCATGGCAGATAAGGTCAGCAGTCAACAGCCCCCCCCCCCCATCTCGCCGCACGCGTGGCGCACGGCGTCAACCTGGCAAGGCGTGCCCGTGAAAAGGACCGGCCGACTCGAGGAGAGATCAGCGCTCACCAGGGCAATCGTCGAACCCATATCGCTCTGGGAATACTTCGACCCCATGCATCGTTCGCATTCCTCCAGCGTCTCGCACCGAACATGACGGGCTTTGAGATCGTCGTCGAACGAGCATCCGTAGACAACGCCTCCTTGACCAATCATGTAATCGGCGAGCGCATAGAACATACCTCCCGACGAGCTTTTCGCCCGCACTTCGTCTGAACGATGTTTCGCCGCGAACACCAGCGGAAAATCCTCGTCTCGCACATGATCAAGATCGATACTCGCATCCATTCCTACGCCCTCCTCTCCTTCGAACCCCTTTCGCCCGCCCCTGCTCCGAAGAACAGGAAGCACCGCATCCTTAAGCGACCGTCTCGCCCCAAGGACGCCAACGCTCTCGCAAGCCGCGCCAAACCCATCCTCCACCAGCGCTTCCCAAAACCCATCATGCAAACGGGATGCTTGAGGCGGGTGGCAGAGCATAGGCTGTTCTGGGTTCGCACAAAGGGAGGGCGAGCTGTCCACAAGATTCAACGAATGCGAAGCCCCCTTTAGGAAGCGAAGACCGTTCGCGGTGTTCGCGAAAAGGCAAGACACGCCTCTATCGTCAGCGATGCCCGGATGAGCTCTTTCGACCCCCCAATAATCGCCCATCGACAGATCGCCGGGACGAACGACCGAGTGGTACGCGCATTCCAAGCAGCTCGGTCGCAGCATCATCTTGTTCCAGACGCGCTTCCAGGCTCTTGTTCGCACGGTCGCCTCCTCGAACGACCCATCGTCGTACACCGCCCGTTCCTCGTATAGACCCCAAGGGGTGTGCCCGCGATGTCGGTATCCGACAACGTGCTTCCCTGTGCATGCCTCGAGCCATTCCACATAGGAACGAAAGCCCTTCGGCGACGGAACGCCTAAACAAACCAGATCGCAGGTGATCAAACCGTTCGCCTTATCGCTCATAGCATCTTCCTCAGTCTTGTCATCAAGCTTTTGAATTGCTCCCGCTCCGCGAGCCAGCAGCACGAGATGCAAGCCAGCAACCCCCACGCCAGCATGGCCGCAGCCGCTATCAGCCAATCGGCCCAACTACCGCCAGAGTACCCAACCGCTATGAACGGCACGGCTATCAACGCGCATTCCACGACGCTCACGAGCATGCGCTTTGCCGTATCGCGTATCGGGGTTTTCGTCAACACCTTGGGTATGAACACCAGCAGATCCAGGTCACGATACAGATTCGATAGGCAGCACCCGACCAGTATTCCCGGCATCCCGGCGACCAGACCTCCGACAACCGAACCGCTCAGCAATATGAGCGTCTGGATGGTCGTTTGCATGCGCGTCTCTCGATACATCCCCGAAGCAACGACGAGCAATCCTTGGGGGGTTTTGAGATGGTAGAGAAACACGTTCAGAACCGCGAGAAACCCGACAGCGGGATAGACGTAGTTCAATTCCGTGATTCCCGAGGTATAAAGTCCAACAAAAGGGTTGATCAACGCGAGAGCGACGCCGCATATGAGGGCGTTGCATGTGTACGATATGGTTTGCAGCTCTTTGAACGTACGCTGAAGCGTCTCCGTCTGCCCCCGGGCGATCACGTCGCCGAACGAGGCCTGCGTACCGTTGATGAACGACATGCACACGCTTTGAATCCCATTCGCCACCAGAAGATAAATCGAAAACACGCTGACAAGGGCAAGGTCTTGCAGCACGAAGGTCGCAACGATAACCGGAGCCCCGCTTTGAACCGCACCGAGCACTTGCAGGTAAAACGCATTCCATCTTTGGTCAAGCTGGTACCCCTTGTCGTCGGCAAAGAAATCCACCTGTTTGAATTTCGATTTGGCGTACAGGGACAAGATCACCGAGCGAATAATCACCGGAGCAATGGCCGCGATGTACACGATTTCCACCGAGAAGCCAAGAAAAGCAAGCACCGCTATCACGCACGCATAGAGCACCTTGTACAGAATAGTGGCTATCTGAATAACCCAGTTGCGCTGCGAGGCGGTGAGCAACACGCGATATTTCGCCAAGGTGAAAAAATCAAGTACTCCCATCGAGCCCAACGAAACCACCAGCAAGACAACTTGGATGTTGCCCATGGAGCCACAGTCGACGAAAACGGGATACACGAAAGCGAGCACCGCGATAAGGGCCACGAATATCCAGCCTGATCGATAGTAGAACCGCTTCGCCGCCGAAACGACAACGCTCACGGCTCCGTAGTCCTTGGATGCAAGCGGCTTGTACAGCGCGAACACGGCAGCGCCCGATATGCCCGCCTCTACCAGGCTTATATACGATACGAACTGCGTCAACGAAGTGACCAGACCGTTCACGTCCGAGCCGTAGCAAGAAATCACCACGCGGGGCACGATAAAGGCGACGAGGATGTTCACCATCTGCAGGGCAAACGACCAAAAGGCATTGCCGAAGAACGACTTCGAACGACTCAGCACGGCTCACTCCGTCCCGCATGCCCCGAGCACCGCCTGCGATACACCCATAACGACATGGCACACGCCACCAGATAGGGAATGTACACCTGCATATCGTATAAGGGGTTGCCGGTCAGGCAGTACATGATAAAGAACGCCTGTATGGCCAACGATCCCGACAACGCCCCTTCGATAGACGCGTCCGAAGCATGGCCGCGAAACGCCTCCCTGTCTTTCGCAAGTTTCATGCTCGCGGCAAACAGCCCCACCGCAGACGCCAGCAGCAGACCGAGGCCAACAACGCCCTCTTCGGCAAGCACCTGCAGGTACACGTTGTGCGCATTCATCGTCTCGAATCCGCGCGCCAAAAACGACCAGCTCAGCAAGCTCGCGTTGAATGCTTGGGTGTAAGAGCCCCACCCGTTGCCCAAAAGCAGGTCATCACCCCACATGGACATGCAGAGCTCGTAAAACGGGGTTCGCCCGTTCATGGTGTCGTCTTCCATCGCGTCGGAAAACCGATCGAATACGAACATCACATCGGGCGCGATAAAGGAAACGGCGAACAAGGCGAGAACGCCGGCGGCACCCACCACGGCAAGCTTCCCGATTCCCCCCGTACCGCGCATCGCCACGAAGGAAACCGCTATCGACACGATACCGAACGCCAAATGCGCGCGTTTCGCCGTGAGCAGCAGCGCGAACAGAATCAAGACGAGCAGGGCAAGGTAAGGCGCCTTTTTCTTATGTTCCATTGTGAGGGCATACGAAGCCAACGCCCCGAGGGCAAGATAGATTCCGTTCGTCGAGTAGTGAGCCGTGAACCCTGACCGATAGCCACGACCGGTGATGGTCAGCCTATCGCTAAAAAACTGCGGGTAGATAAATCGATCGTACAGGTCGGGAACCATCCAGGTCGCAATCGTGACAAGCGCGTGAAATGCGGAAAACGCCGCTATCAGAACGAGCGCCGTGCGAATCCATCCGGCGTGCGGCAGCGAGACCAAAAGCACGACCGCTACGAGGGACATGCCGAACAAAGCGAACCAGGCCAACCCGCTTCCCGTGACGATATCCACGTTCTTGTTCAGCACCGCCAGAACGAAGAACCCAATGAAGGCAATAAGGGGCTTCGGGATCGACAGCCTGCATCTCCCCCGCGCAACCTGGAAGGTCAAGCACGCGACGGCAAGGCAGATCGATAGGCACTGCACGGCCGTCGACTTCAGCAAGGTCTGACAGAAAAACGGCGGGGCCAGCAGCAGAACCAACGCCAGGGTAACCGGCGCGTCACGTTGGGTTTCTGCTGTCACGAGCGAAGCATCCTTCTCAAGAAATCGAGAGATGCGCGCCGGTATTCCTCAAGACGGCCCGTCACGCGTTCGTAGTCGATGGGACCCGCAAGCGCATCCCCTGAAGACACTTGGCGGCTGCGCAGGTCGAACGCGTCAAGAAGATCCTCCAGCCTGCTTTCTCTCGTCTTCAGCGCATCACTGCATTGCGCGCTCCTAAACCAGTAGAACTGCTTCTCCAACAAGATAGAGAAGCAGCTTCCGTGAAACGAATTCGTGATGATCAAACTTGCCTGCTTGATCCAGCCGAGAAATTCTTCAGGACCCGCATCCCGCACGTTCGTGACGCCGCTCAGCGCGAACGCGCCGTTATGAAGCACGACCACGTCAACGCCTAGCTGGTCGGCGATGCGCCGCGTCCATTGCAGGCAATCCGCATCCACTCGCCCCAGTCCGAATACCAGAAGATACGGCCTAGCATGCCGCGGGTCAATCGCCATGCGCTCCCACTCTTCCTTCGACAACAGCATGACCGGATCGCACACAACGCACGGATCCACGTCTGCTGCGCTTCGAAGGTACGTGGCCGCACCTTGCTCTCGGACGCTCACAAAGGAAAAATCCCGAACAAGACGAGTTCCGACAGACCGAAACGACTCGGGCCAGCTTTTGACCCCCAAACTGGCGGCATAGGATGCCTTTCGTTCCGGATCGTCGATAAAATCGAGAAAGTACGAGGTATCGCCATCGGTGATCGCAGGATTCCAAACTTGATCGCTCCCCACAATGACCAAGCGGAACCGATCGCAATACGCGCGGAGCTCGTTCTTTCGAACAGGTTCCGTCAGAACGAGACGATTTGCCCTGAAATCGGCAAATTTCGCATGCTTAACGTTGCGAAAGCGGGACCGCGCATACCAGCCTATTTTAGACTTGATTCCCTTGCCCGCAGAGTAATGAGACGCTTGTATCGCGTCACACGAATAGTTCAACAACACTGTTTCAACGCCTGTTTTCAGCACTGCTTGCTGCAACGCATATGACTGCAATACGGCACCGTAGTTAACCGCTTCGTGGAACGTCAGTGTTGCCACGACGCCCCGATTTGCCAGATGTTCTGTCACTATGGCTCCTGCTCCATCCTCGGCTTATCGCTCAAAAGAAGACTTATTTGGGAACACTCCGTCGAAAGCAGCCACAAGCGCCTCCCG encodes:
- a CDS encoding DapH/DapD/GlmU-related protein, with amino-acid sequence MMEFVERLVCKLYRLAKMAFLRSRYGSRLDVGGPISFRNPFFCRLGPHGRMHLGRGAFFNYGCKIIAHEHIEIGDDCLFGPNVQVFDFDHGHDRSDIAYKKQGMETKPVTIGSNVWLGANVVVLKGVTIGDNAIVGAGTIVSHDVPPNVTVYSKQDIRTVRH
- a CDS encoding NADH-quinone oxidoreductase subunit I, translating into MGLFSAKSVDPRGSWCLPDNNQYAYRDGTRLDTSFGYHPHRSTRFRNLETVDAKRCGRLPELYARRSECCGCSACAFACPQGAIVLEPDEEGFDYPVVDAAACIGCSRCIDVCVFKNRSGA
- a CDS encoding Coenzyme F420 hydrogenase/dehydrogenase, beta subunit C-terminal domain; the encoded protein is MRRDGGGGLLTADLICHGVPSPGLFAAHLRFLERRLGRKVVAYNHRPKNRGWRHCEAATCDDGSVQQGSRMVESWKRLFYGNRMLRPSCYACPYTTSNRSSDVTIADYWGIERTGIAAFSDDLGVSLVLANTPMGFDATKRCEIDACISTLEEALPGNPMLSRPSSCAQPRELVWESLCSDGYDGMMKRFRFLPTRARFAGARVKRLLHRL
- a CDS encoding coenzyme F420 hydrogenase/dehydrogenase beta subunit N-terminal domain-containing protein, whose amino-acid sequence is MDASIDLDHVRDEDFPLVFAAKHRSDEVRAKSSSGGMFYALADYMIGQGGVVYGCSFDDDLKARHVRCETLEECERCMGSKYSQSDMGSTIALVSADLSSSRPVLFTGTPCQVDAVRHACGEMGGGGC
- a CDS encoding O-antigen ligase family protein; protein product: MTAETQRDAPVTLALVLLLAPPFFCQTLLKSTAVQCLSICLAVACLTFQVARGRCRLSIPKPLIAFIGFFVLAVLNKNVDIVTGSGLAWFALFGMSLVAVVLLVSLPHAGWIRTALVLIAAFSAFHALVTIATWMVPDLYDRFIYPQFFSDRLTITGRGYRSGFTAHYSTNGIYLALGALASYALTMEHKKKAPYLALLVLILFALLLTAKRAHLAFGIVSIAVSFVAMRGTGGIGKLAVVGAAGVLALFAVSFIAPDVMFVFDRFSDAMEDDTMNGRTPFYELCMSMWGDDLLLGNGWGSYTQAFNASLLSWSFLARGFETMNAHNVYLQVLAEEGVVGLGLLLASAVGLFAASMKLAKDREAFRGHASDASIEGALSGSLAIQAFFIMYCLTGNPLYDMQVYIPYLVACAMSLWVYRRRCSGHAGRSEPC
- a CDS encoding polysaccharide pyruvyl transferase family protein, which codes for MTEHLANRGVVATLTFHEAVNYGAVLQSYALQQAVLKTGVETVLLNYSCDAIQASHYSAGKGIKSKIGWYARSRFRNVKHAKFADFRANRLVLTEPVRKNELRAYCDRFRLVIVGSDQVWNPAITDGDTSYFLDFIDDPERKASYAASLGVKSWPESFRSVGTRLVRDFSFVSVREQGAATYLRSAADVDPCVVCDPVMLLSKEEWERMAIDPRHARPYLLVFGLGRVDADCLQWTRRIADQLGVDVVVLHNGAFALSGVTNVRDAGPEEFLGWIKQASLIITNSFHGSCFSILLEKQFYWFRSAQCSDALKTRESRLEDLLDAFDLRSRQVSSGDALAGPIDYERVTGRLEEYRRASLDFLRRMLRS